From a single Oceanobacillus kimchii X50 genomic region:
- a CDS encoding zinc-binding dehydrogenase — MKALVKTELGQGNLHIQNVEEPDVSNYQVKIKVAYAGICGSDIHTYEGHYKVAAPVTLGHEFSGEIVEVGSGVTGFKVGDRVTSETTFYICGKCRYCQTGDYNLCNHRKGLGTQQNGGFTNYLIAREESLHHIPEEVDDRSASMTEPLACTYHAIQKTNIKEGDLVVVLGPGPIGLLAAQVAKSYGATVMMSGLNNDKIRLDKAKEVGVDHVINIQEEDIKEKITTLTDGYGADVVLECSGSIHAANQGLDLLRKKGSYAQVGIFPESHVNFDMGKVIQKEIQVVGSRSQKSADWEPSIQLMKEKKVDAKALVTHEFTIDQWDEAYQAIKGGEAIKVLLKPLQD, encoded by the coding sequence ATGAAGGCATTAGTGAAAACAGAGTTAGGACAAGGTAATTTACACATTCAAAATGTTGAAGAACCAGACGTATCCAATTATCAAGTGAAAATAAAAGTAGCCTACGCAGGAATTTGTGGTTCGGATATTCATACGTATGAAGGCCATTATAAAGTAGCTGCTCCAGTAACCTTAGGGCATGAGTTTTCCGGTGAAATTGTGGAAGTTGGATCAGGGGTTACTGGTTTTAAAGTCGGTGATCGTGTTACTTCAGAAACAACTTTTTATATTTGTGGAAAGTGTCGCTATTGTCAAACAGGTGATTATAATTTATGTAATCATCGTAAAGGATTAGGCACGCAGCAAAATGGTGGATTTACGAATTACTTGATTGCTAGAGAAGAAAGTCTTCACCATATACCGGAGGAAGTGGATGATCGTTCTGCATCGATGACAGAACCATTAGCATGCACGTACCATGCCATTCAAAAAACAAATATTAAAGAGGGTGATTTAGTTGTTGTGCTTGGACCGGGACCGATTGGGTTATTAGCTGCCCAGGTTGCTAAAAGCTATGGAGCAACTGTTATGATGTCTGGACTTAACAATGACAAAATCCGTCTAGATAAAGCGAAAGAAGTTGGCGTTGACCATGTTATCAATATTCAAGAGGAAGATATTAAGGAAAAAATTACAACATTAACGGATGGTTATGGAGCGGATGTTGTATTGGAATGTTCTGGTTCGATTCACGCAGCTAATCAAGGCCTCGACTTACTACGGAAAAAGGGAAGCTATGCACAAGTAGGAATTTTCCCAGAGTCACATGTGAATTTTGATATGGGGAAAGTCATTCAAAAAGAAATTCAAGTAGTGGGCAGTAGAAGTCAAAAATCAGCAGATTGGGAACCATCGATTCAGTTAATGAAAGAAAAGAAAGTCGATGCAAAAGCATTAGTGACGCATGAATTCACGATTGATCAATGGGATGAAGCATACCAAGCGATAAAAGGCGGAGAAGCAATAAAAGTACTATTAAAACCATTACAAGATTAA
- a CDS encoding galactitol-specific PTS transporter subunit IIC — protein sequence MQGFVDFIQAFLGLGATVILPVAIFLIGILFGQKPGKAFRSGLTIGVAFVGIFLVIDLLTLNLGPAAQGMVDRLGVSLNVIDIGWPATSSIAWASAIAAFIIPLGLAVNVIMLVTKTTKTMNVDIWNFWHYTFMGAVVYAVSDSIIQGLIAATIFQIVCLKIADWTQPMVEEFYDMPGVSVATGSTISYAPFIFVVKGLQKIPGLNKLNADPDSIQKRFGVFGDSMVIGLLLGAAIGALAGYGVGEIINIGISMAAVMVLMPRMVKILMEGLMPVSESAREWLNKHFGDREINIGLDAAVLLGHPSVIATALILTPVTVLLAVILPGNAVLPFGDLATIPFVIAFVVGAARGNIIHSVIVGTIMIAVSLYVATDIAPLFTDMATSAEINLPEGSAMVSSIDQGGNIVNWVIWRFFDLFN from the coding sequence ATGCAAGGCTTTGTTGATTTTATTCAAGCGTTTTTAGGATTAGGTGCAACCGTAATTTTGCCAGTTGCAATTTTCTTAATAGGGATATTATTCGGTCAAAAACCAGGGAAAGCATTTCGGTCTGGTTTGACGATTGGTGTGGCATTTGTAGGTATTTTTCTAGTAATAGACTTATTGACGTTAAACTTAGGCCCTGCCGCTCAAGGAATGGTCGATCGGTTAGGGGTGAGCTTAAATGTAATTGATATAGGATGGCCAGCAACTTCATCTATTGCATGGGCATCAGCGATTGCTGCATTTATTATTCCTTTGGGTTTAGCTGTAAACGTTATCATGCTTGTTACTAAAACAACGAAAACAATGAACGTTGATATTTGGAACTTCTGGCATTATACATTTATGGGTGCAGTTGTATACGCTGTGTCAGATAGTATTATCCAAGGGTTGATTGCAGCGACTATTTTCCAAATCGTATGTTTGAAAATTGCGGATTGGACACAACCAATGGTTGAAGAATTTTATGACATGCCAGGTGTATCCGTAGCAACAGGGAGCACTATTTCTTATGCGCCATTTATCTTTGTTGTAAAAGGGCTTCAAAAAATTCCTGGATTAAACAAATTAAATGCAGATCCGGATTCTATTCAAAAGCGCTTTGGTGTATTTGGAGATTCTATGGTTATCGGACTTCTACTAGGTGCAGCTATTGGGGCATTAGCTGGTTATGGTGTTGGAGAGATTATCAATATCGGTATTTCCATGGCAGCCGTAATGGTATTAATGCCACGTATGGTAAAAATCTTAATGGAAGGTCTTATGCCGGTATCCGAGTCTGCACGTGAATGGTTAAATAAACACTTTGGTGATCGTGAAATCAATATTGGTTTGGATGCTGCTGTTCTGTTAGGACATCCATCTGTAATTGCGACAGCTTTAATTTTAACGCCAGTGACTGTGTTACTAGCAGTTATTTTACCAGGAAATGCAGTTTTACCATTTGGTGACTTAGCAACAATACCATTTGTTATCGCTTTTGTGGTCGGTGCAGCACGAGGAAATATTATTCACTCTGTCATCGTAGGTACGATTATGATTGCAGTTTCCTTATACGTAGCGACGGATATTGCTCCATTATTTACTGATATGGCAACAAGTGCAGAAATCAATTTACCAGAAGGTTCTGCGATGGTATCAAGTATTGACCAAGGTGGAAATATCGTAAACTGGGTCATCTGGAGATTCTTTGATTTATTCAATTAA
- a CDS encoding PTS sugar transporter subunit IIB, which yields MKQVLVACGAGIATSTVVNNAIEELAKENNIKIDIKQIKIAEVSTYESTADLLVTTAMTKKEYSFPVINARNFLTGIGVEDTKKQILEELKK from the coding sequence ATGAAGCAAGTACTAGTAGCATGCGGCGCAGGTATTGCAACTTCTACCGTAGTAAACAATGCAATCGAAGAATTAGCCAAAGAAAACAATATCAAAATTGATATAAAACAAATTAAAATCGCTGAAGTAAGCACATATGAATCAACAGCGGATTTATTAGTAACAACTGCAATGACGAAGAAAGAGTATTCATTCCCGGTTATTAATGCTCGTAATTTCTTAACAGGAATTGGTGTGGAAGATACAAAGAAACAAATTTTAGAAGAACTTAAAAAATAA
- a CDS encoding PTS sugar transporter subunit IIA, producing MSELHFEEDVILLDLDVEKNEQVLEKMGRNLVDLGYVKESFIPAIVEREKEFATGLPTTSVSVAIPHTDAKHVNRKTISVGVLKSPVDFVIMGDDSETTPVQVVFMLAMDEPHSQLTLLQDLMKLFQDESFLQQLIVEKDKRNAKQLIANKLNLYSFKGGES from the coding sequence ATGAGTGAATTACATTTTGAGGAAGATGTTATTTTACTAGATTTAGATGTAGAAAAAAATGAGCAAGTATTAGAAAAAATGGGACGAAATCTTGTAGATCTGGGATACGTAAAGGAAAGCTTTATACCTGCAATCGTAGAACGTGAAAAAGAGTTTGCTACAGGATTGCCAACAACAAGTGTTTCGGTTGCTATTCCGCATACCGATGCAAAACACGTGAACAGAAAAACGATTAGTGTTGGTGTTCTAAAATCACCGGTTGACTTTGTCATTATGGGAGACGATAGTGAAACGACACCAGTACAAGTTGTCTTTATGCTCGCAATGGATGAACCACACTCTCAATTAACACTTCTACAAGATTTAATGAAGCTATTTCAAGACGAATCATTCTTGCAACAGTTAATTGTGGAAAAAGATAAACGCAATGCAAAACAATTAATAGCAAATAAGTTAAATTTATATTCCTTTAAAGGAGGTGAATCGTAA
- a CDS encoding BglG family transcription antiterminator, translating into MLGEREEQIFNELIKDTSVTSSKLAEKYNLSRRQLGYTFQKINHWLTQSQLPEIERTRKGQFIIDQSILTATVTSRVSPISNNEVILSEVDRVKFLLIMILGGKEPLSLAHFTSKLFVSKNTILNDMKQAQKQLDSYQLAIQYSRKDGYQIEGDEFQARKVMIWLANDIILHSDEKEKLHEVLQLEGSLLEQFHRRLERVENKLNIEFTDEKLMTMPTIFSLILRRIRQGFQIQPLSIRYDELSNTKEYQATEEILYDKSLPVPEKLFITLNLLTGSVHRNELLIEDSIPDLVPAIDKMVRLFEKNACIIFQDREQLIDKLLQHLTPAYYRIKYKLTDAIVFESTYNEEFEQIRHLIKRALDPISEVMGSKIPENEITYIVMLVSGWMHMQGESMTEKVKAIVVCPQGVSVSRLMFHQLKELFPEFVFLDSLSVREFLTYGLEYDVVFSPIALETEKNLFISKTMLRPEDKQRLRKQVMLEVYDYIPNEINVDDILKTIGQYADVNDEKQLRKELYAYIHRDENAAITRQLSTSIELDLHEFLIPEYITLREAVPSFEDAIRLCAEPLLKSGHIEQYYVEAAIQHSQEDSYIAIGPHVAIPHAAPEDGVRQVGMSLLRIKNGVKYGEEGHQIKLMVMIAAVDKQQHIHALMQLMKVASSETILPKLVQANSKQYIHQLIEAYVTGS; encoded by the coding sequence GTGTTGGGAGAAAGAGAAGAGCAAATTTTTAATGAATTAATTAAAGATACAAGTGTCACAAGCTCGAAATTAGCAGAAAAGTACAATCTTTCTCGTCGGCAGTTAGGCTACACCTTTCAAAAAATAAATCATTGGTTAACGCAGAGTCAATTACCAGAGATTGAGCGCACACGCAAAGGTCAATTTATTATTGATCAGTCCATACTTACTGCCACGGTAACATCAAGAGTCTCACCAATATCAAACAATGAAGTGATTTTGTCGGAAGTGGATCGAGTGAAGTTTCTATTAATTATGATCCTTGGTGGTAAAGAACCGTTATCCTTAGCACATTTTACATCGAAGTTATTCGTTAGTAAAAATACGATTTTAAATGATATGAAACAAGCCCAGAAGCAATTAGATTCCTATCAATTAGCTATTCAGTATTCACGTAAAGATGGATACCAAATTGAAGGAGATGAATTTCAAGCTAGAAAAGTAATGATTTGGTTAGCGAATGACATTATTCTTCATTCCGATGAAAAGGAAAAGTTACATGAGGTACTGCAACTCGAAGGTAGTTTACTTGAACAATTCCACCGCCGTTTAGAAAGAGTGGAAAATAAGCTCAATATCGAATTTACAGATGAAAAATTAATGACGATGCCAACTATTTTTTCTTTAATATTACGACGGATTCGACAAGGGTTCCAGATTCAGCCATTATCCATTCGCTATGATGAATTATCCAATACAAAGGAATACCAAGCAACAGAAGAAATTTTATATGATAAGAGTCTTCCAGTTCCAGAGAAGTTATTTATTACATTAAATTTATTAACTGGCAGTGTGCATCGTAATGAACTTTTAATAGAAGATTCTATCCCAGATTTAGTACCAGCGATTGATAAAATGGTTCGACTATTTGAAAAAAATGCCTGCATTATCTTTCAGGATCGTGAGCAGCTAATAGATAAATTATTGCAGCATCTCACTCCTGCTTATTATCGGATTAAGTACAAATTAACCGATGCAATCGTATTTGAGAGCACGTACAATGAAGAATTTGAACAAATTCGACATTTGATTAAACGGGCATTAGATCCAATTAGTGAAGTAATGGGAAGTAAGATTCCTGAAAATGAAATTACTTACATTGTTATGCTTGTCAGTGGTTGGATGCATATGCAAGGAGAAAGTATGACGGAGAAAGTAAAGGCAATTGTTGTATGTCCGCAGGGGGTTTCTGTATCAAGGTTAATGTTCCATCAATTAAAAGAACTTTTCCCGGAGTTCGTATTCTTAGATTCATTATCAGTCCGAGAATTTTTAACCTACGGGCTAGAGTATGATGTTGTTTTTTCACCAATCGCTTTAGAGACGGAGAAGAATCTGTTTATATCAAAAACAATGCTACGTCCAGAAGATAAACAACGATTACGCAAGCAAGTAATGTTAGAAGTGTATGACTATATTCCAAACGAAATTAATGTGGATGACATCTTAAAAACAATTGGGCAGTATGCGGATGTAAATGATGAAAAGCAATTAAGAAAAGAACTATATGCATATATTCATCGAGATGAAAATGCGGCAATAACAAGGCAATTGAGCACTTCCATAGAGTTGGATTTACATGAATTTCTCATCCCGGAATATATTACGCTCAGGGAGGCAGTTCCATCTTTTGAAGATGCAATTCGTCTTTGTGCTGAACCACTACTGAAATCAGGGCATATTGAGCAATATTACGTAGAAGCTGCGATTCAACATTCTCAAGAAGATTCCTATATTGCCATCGGACCGCATGTAGCGATTCCTCATGCTGCTCCAGAGGATGGGGTAAGACAAGTAGGAATGAGCTTACTTCGGATAAAAAATGGTGTGAAATATGGAGAAGAAGGACATCAAATTAAACTTATGGTTATGATTGCGGCTGTGGATAAACAACAACATATACATGCTTTAATGCAATTAATGAAGGTTGCTTCATCTGAGACGATATTACCTAAACTTGTTCAGGCTAATTCAAAGCAATATATTCACCAATTAATTGAAGCTTATGTTACGGGAAGTTAA